DNA from Phocoena phocoena chromosome 1, mPhoPho1.1, whole genome shotgun sequence:
CAGCTCTAACTGGAATGTTCAGTAGCTCTGCTAGCCCTACACTGTCACCCACCTAAGTCAAGAACACAGAAAATCTCAGGGTTGTGGTGGTTACCCTTTCTTCTCCATAACAGGGAGGAAAGGGGAATGAGAACCGGCAGAAGACCACGGGGTCTGGGACAGCCAGGTTGATGGCATTCTGTGTGAGGGTAGTTAACTGGCAGTGCGACCGGGCCCAGGTTGTAGTCACCTGAGCCAGTGGGAACGCATGGGAACAGTATCAGTGAGAAAGGCCTAGAGAGAGGTGGCAGGGGCTTGGGTTAGTCACACCTGGACCGTCCTGTCTGTCTTCCCACCAGGTGGCAGACAGTGAGGCGAAGGCGGGGACTCTGCAGCTGACGGTCGAGCGGCTGAGGGGGGCCCTGGCCAAGGTGGAAGAGAGCGAGGGGGTCCTGCGGGACAAGGTGCAGGGCCTGATGGAGGCTCTGACCCAAAGCAGCGCCAGCCTCACCAGCACCCAGGACAAGAACCTACACATGCAGAAGGCCCTGACTGCTTGTGAACATGACCGCCAAGTGCTCCAAGTATGGGGGTTCCAGGGTCTGGCTGCGGGCGGGCCCAGTGAGAGTTAGCCTACAAAGGCAGGCTTGGGGGCCCTGGTGGAGAGCTGACCCCTGGGACGGTCAATAAGAGCTGCCTTTGAGGGAGGGGTGGGCCCAGTAAGAGCATCAGCCAatgaggggaggctctggggggaGGTGGGATCAAGCCTACTAGGACAGGCTGCAGGACCCAGGGGCAGGCTAAGGGAAGAGCTGGGGTCTGAGGGCTTCCCCACCTTGTGTAGGTCAGTGGCTAGGCTGTGGGCCAGGCCTGCTGTCTGGCTTACTCTCCAGGTGAGAGGACTACCTGTTTAAGGGGCTGTGAACCTGGCCCGGAGGTCCCGTGTAGAGAGGAGCCCCTCGCCTCAGGGCTCCTAGGACAGCCTGGCACCATCAGCCCTTGTCCCGCAGGAACGGCTGGAGGCCACGCGGCAGGCGTTATCCGAGGCAAGGAAGCAGAGCAGCTCCCTGGCCGAGCAGGTGCAGACCGTGCGGGGCGAGCTAGCGGACCTGGAGCTGCAGCGGGCGGAGTCCGAGGGCCGGCTGCAACAGCTGCAGGAGGTGAGGGCCAGGGTGGCCCTTCCGTTCCCAGGACTGTGAGGCCCTCGGCGTCGGGACCTTCTCACCTGTCTCCACCCGATCCCAAACCTAGGCCCAGCCTCCTGTGAGGAAGCATGGTTCACTCGGTCCATATCCCCATTAtagagatggaaaaactgaggcccagagagaactGTCTGGCCTCGGGTGACCATTCCCTGATGTGGGCCTCATAATAGCCTTACCTAGAAAGTGGGCCTGGCAGGCTGGCATCATCATCTCCAAGCTTCCGATGCAcaccctgaggcccagagggatTAGGGACTCGCTGGCTTGTGCTGCAGGCGCTGCGGCAACGGCAAGAAGGTGAGGCTGCGGCCCTACACAAGGTCCAGAAGCTGCAGGATGAGCGGCGGCTGCTGCAGGAGCGCCTGGGGAGCCTGCAGCGTGCCCTGGCTCAGCTGGAGGCCGAGAAGCGGGAGGCGGAGCGCTCAGCTCTGCAGCTGGAGAAGGACCGGGTGGCCCTCAAGAGGGTGCTGGACAAGGTGGGCTGTGTCCCTAGGGCCCTCCCTTCACTTCCTTGGGTCCCAGCCCTGGTTGGTCCCAGCTGTGTGTCCCCAGGATGTGGGGGCTGCAAGTCCCCCCGGCCCTGCTACCTGTAACCCAACACCCCTTTCTGAGCTGCTCCCACTTCCTGGGACCTCCCTCCTTCCCCGGGCACCCTGACCCCCTCCCGCTCTCCCCACCTAGGTGGAATGGGAGAAGCTTCGCAGTCACGAGGACACGGTGCGGCTGAGCGCAGAGAAGGGCCTCCTGGACCACACGCTCACAGAGGCTGAGTTGGAGCTGGCCGAGGCCCGGGGGCAGATCCAGCTGCTGGAGGTCtagcccctgcccacccagccCTGGACACGctttctctccccagccctggaCCCAACTCCACCCCCACAGTCCACGAGCCCAGAGCCTTGGAGGGGGTGCCCAGAGCCAGGTCCCAGAGGGAGGGGTCCTCCCCAGAGTGGAGAGGAAAGAGACCTGTCAGCACACGCGCCTGTGTGCTCACGTTGGTCGTGGACGTGAAGAGCTATGAGTGTATGTGAGAATATTCTTGCGCATGTAGCACGAATCTGGTGCATGGATGTGGCATATCTAAGTATTAGGGATGTGCCTGTATCTTTGTGTACAGGTCTCTTCTTGTATGTAGATGTATGTGAGAGTATTGGGCTTTTGTACATATGCATGCATCCATGTGAACACAGGTTTGTACATGCTTGCTTTTATCTATcttatctatatctgtatacACATATGGGCTTGTCTCTGTGTTtgaatgtgtctgtgtgtgtgtttgtgtgcctgAATGGGGGTCACTAACTACCCTGACCCAGGATTTGCAGGCCaggagggctggggggtgggagaaaaACAAGGGTCTCTCCTACATCCCCTGCTTTGCCCCAAGGGGCCCTCAGGCTCCCACCCCAGGGAGGTGCCTGACACCCTACGGCCAGAGGCCTGACCCGTGGGCCCTCCTGCAGGCCCAGGTGGCAGCACTGCAGCAGAACCACAGCCCAGCGCGGCTGGAGGTGGATGAGCAGCggctggagctgcagcaggaAGTGGATCGCCTGCGCAGTGCCCAGGTGCAGACGGAGCGCACCCTGGAGGCGCGGGAGCGGGCCCACCGGCAGCGGGTGCGTGGCCTGGAGGAGCAGGTACTCAGGCCTGGTGGGCTCTGGCCCTTCCCCAGGGGGCGGCAGCATCGGCAGGACTCCCCCTTCAGGAGGCTGGGCCAGGATGGAAGTgtggagctgggggaagggggcagaggaagaggagggggcgaaggaagaggagggggcgAGGGAGAGGCAGAagtgggggcagagagagggctGGCAGTAACCTCTTGGGTAGAAGCGGTCAGTGGCACCCATAACTGAAACGGTCCGGGTGGATCTGTGCTGCCCTGAGCCACGGCTGGACACGGGGGCTCAAGTGATGTCATTGGAACTCAGTCCCCTTGCCACGGCTCCATGCCCGGGCAGGCCGTCTCCCCGGGTGGCACAGGTGGCCTCAACAGCTCCAGCCTTGGGTTATCCTAACAACCCATGATCCCAGCGGAGAGGGgggcccttttccctgagatCAGCAGCACAAGTCCCAAGGATGAGCCTCATTGGCCAGCTGAGACCGCAGGCCCCCTCGTGACCATCTCTGCCCTGATCATGTCTGCAGGGCAAGGCTGCTTTGGTAGGCCAGGCCTGGGTCACAGGTCCACCCCTGGAGTCCAGCTAGCTCCAGGCCTGgcctagtggtgagagtggggatgGGTGGCCCCCAAAGAGAGGCCGAGCAGTCTGGAGACATCCCACTGCTCCATGGAGCAAAATGAGAAGGGGAGGAAATACCCTGGCTCTTAATGACACCTGGTTTTTCTGAAACAGGCAGCACTGGGTCCCTTCTGGTGTCCTTCCATCAgtcacaccccacccccgccgccccgCTTTTTCTGAAACCAGGCTGGGGTCCTGGGCTGGCCCTACCACCTCTTTCTTCTCCAGGTATCCACACTGAAGGGACAGTTGCAGCAGGAGCTTCGAAGGGGCTCAGcttctttctccccctcctccgGCCCCCCAGAGAAGTGAGCACCTTGCCGGCGGGCACCCTGGAGAGCAGCCCCGTGGCCGGGGcgggacaggggaggggggacTCTGGCACCAGGCCAGACCTGGCAGCGCCCTCCCAGCCTCGTCAGAGCCGGCCACCCTCTGTGGGCTCCCCACTCAGTccagccccctctcccccagGATGAGCCCGTGTGAGGTCCCCCAGGACCAGTTTGAGGTCCTCCCTGAGTGTCTGAGCCAAAGCCAGGGGTTGGAGAGACCTCCCCTGCACCTTGTCTCTGGCCAACCCTGGAGCACAGGAAAGAGAAGGGATGtccaggcctggggcaggggaccTTCTCTGGCTTCCCAGAGATCTCTTTGCCTTAGTTCAGAGTATTTGTCAGGAAATTCCTCAGAGTTCAGAGTCCCTGTATTTTTGTACCTTTTTACAATGTTAACTGTTCAGAACTGTTGTGTTTTTTGTAACAAGACGaccccatttaaaaaaagacgGTTTGTACAGATGTGTCCCTTTACTATTAATGTGCCTTCTCCATCTGGGAGACAGGAGGGGGACAGGAGGGCCCTGGGGCCAGAGGGATGGGGTCCCCTAGTGGGTGCTCAGGGAGATGGGGGCAGTTTTTGAAAGGCCTGTGATGAAAGGTAAGGAACTTACCAACCTCACAGGATGTCGGGATGGGGAGGCCTCCAGGGTCCCGGGCCACCCACCCCATTTAACCGATGGAGCTGTTGAGGTTTGGGATGGGACCCAACCTATGCCGCTCGACTCTTTCCAGCTGAAgctttctgcccttttctctggCTCCTCCTCAGGACAGGGCCCGCCCTCTGGACAGTAACAGGCATTCCAGGCGGTGTGGTAAACAAGGGCAGGCCTGGGAGTGGACGTGGGGTCTTGCCTTGGCTCCGCTGGATGATCCTGGGCAAAGCCGCTTAACCTAgcagagcctcagtttgctcctctgtaaaatgggaatgtgcCTCCCGGGGTGGTTATGAGGAAGTATACACAGAAGATGCTCCGTGAGTGTTTCCAAGGAGAAATTCCATTCATCTCGTGGAGTCCAGTGGAGTCAGGTTcaaccccagccctgccacttaccACTGTGGACCCTTGGGTGGCTTACGTAATCTAGGCttagtttccctgtctgtaagatgggaataTTAACTGTACCCAGCACATAGGCCTGGTTGGAGGGTTAAATAGGCCTGCGTGCTGAGCCCTCAGACAGAGCCTGGTCTCCATATGCTGGTCAGAGGGAGGTGTTGTAACAGCTTGCCCTGTTTCTGCCCTCTGAACTACACCAGCCTTCCCTCCTGCCAAAGCCCTTGATATCAGAGTCCACCAACCTTGACCTCCCGCCTTCCACCCTATACGCTTCCACGTGGGCGGCCTCTCATCTTGCCTTGCACCCTTCTCTGGTGATGGGGCACTCACAGACTCACCAGGCAGCCCTGACAACGAGGAAGCTATAGTCCTGAACCTTCTGTTTCTGATACAACcccctgcaacacacacacacgcacacacacacaccctggaggCGGGGGGCAGTTGTCATGGCCCATCTTTCTGGGCAGGTCAGAGCTGAAGCGGGTGGATGAGGAGGCAAGGCCACAGGTCACCTGAACCTACCCTTCTCCCGAAGGGGCCTGGTAGCCCCTCCGTGAGGACATGCAGTGTTGAGGCACCTGGCCATCTCTGTGCCCTCGACCGAAAAAGTGACTCTGAATCTTTTGTAAAaacctgtttttaattttgtataaaaCAAAGGTGGTCTATGCCCAGGGGCTGTAGGAAATCCAAGCAGACCAGCTGGGGTGAGGGTCATAGCCTaccttgggggtggggctggagtggGGGACTGTCCTCAGAGGGATGGAGAAGGCACATCAGGGGCCCAGGTCCCGTAGAGAGGCCTGGGATGTCCCCCAACTGGGGGCGGAGACTGGAGCCCCCTTTGTGCCCCAGGGGTGGCCACAGGCTGCGGGAAGGGCCTGAGGCAACCCCCGGCGCTGCAGCCACTAACATTTTACGGGATAAAAGGAACGTCTGGCTGGGGAGAAAAGCACCAGGTCAGGCAGAGCCTGAGGGCCCCAGATCGAGGAGGGTCCGGGGCTCGGGGTGCCAGTCCCACCCTAGCAGCCCCCGCAGCTCCTGGCACAGGAGGCTGCCACAGATTGGCACAGGCCGCTGCTGGCCATCACGCCACATTTGGAGAACTTGTCACGACACAGGTCAGCTGTTGGGGGTGGCAGGAAGGAGTGGGGGTCAGGGTGCGGCTAGGTGATGGAAACTGCTACCCCCGCCCCAACCGTGGTGATGGGGGATGTTCTGAGGATAAAAAGCAGCCGGGAGGGGAGCTCAGGATTCCCCGGAAGTGGCCCTGGATTGAACACATGTTTAATAAACATCAGATGGGTGGACGCGTGGATGGATGATGAGTGGGCATGGGggcaggggaaagaggagggtggAGGCCTTCCTACCTCGCAGGAGCTCCTCGTGGGCACAGACCGTGCGGACACAGATTTCCTTGTTGATGACATACACACGGCGGAGGCTGAGAGGGACAGAGGGACGGGGCCCGGGAGAAACGTCAGCCCCATCCTCACCTGCCCCACGGGAGAGCCGGAGCCCCAGCCCCTAGGCCTGGGCTTGACCAGAGTTGAGCTCAACCTTGGGGTTCACTAGCTTTCCCCACTCCCACGTTGCTGGCTGGAGCTGTGGTTCCCCTCGCTCCCCTGCCACCCCCGTCCCCCCAGTCCCTGCCTGCGCTCACCTGTAGAAGCAGACCTCGTTGAGACACTGTTTACAAGGCTTGTGTATGGAGTAGAGGCGGGTACACGGGTACTGCTCCTCGCGGCAGTCTGAGTGACAGGTGGGATCAGACTTGGGGGGGCTGCAGCTGGGGGCTTTGAGCTGGGTGGCGGCCCCCAACCGCACCCGTGGGAGACTGGCTCTCAGGGCCTAGGTACCCCTGCACCCTCAGGCCCAGCCTAGACCTGCGTGCACACACCAACACATGCACACGCGAGCCCTGTTGGACCTTGCGAGGCTGCCcagttttagtatatttatacatatacaaattcaCAACCACGCTTGGAAGCGTATATTCAAACACAAATCTGTACCCGCACACAGTCACGAAAGTCCACAGCAGCCTCACAGGAGGTCCACACACTCACACGCCGAGCTGTGAGACAGGGTCCCTCACACACAGGCTGGCTCTTGGGCTCTTGGCCAGGGGAGGTCCGCTGAGCTGGCCTGGGCTTCCCGCCCCATCCTCGCCTCTCCTGCCTCTGAGCACCACCCTGTCCTACCGCCGACGTgctcccgccccgccccagtGTCTGGGAGTAGAGGCCCCTCCTGAGGCTGCAGCCAACTTGGCCTCCAGCAGGGCCCAGGGGCAGGGGGATCTCCCAGAGCTGCCTCGGGGGGGCCCTGGAGTTGCCAGCCTAAAGCAGGGGCACCTCTGCAAGCCCCTCACCCCACCATCCACCCCAGCGAGAGCAAAAGGCCTGGCTTTCTCTGTCCTCCCAGTGCCGCACGCCACTGCACCCTAACTTCCGGGGCCATGCCTCTGTCCCTCCAGTTGTCAGGAAGGTTCTTACCCAGAGGCCCAGGCTCCGTGGGCTCCGTCTCTACAGTTCCTGGTTCTGGTGttgggggagaggcaggcagagatCACTGGGACGGGTCTATTCAGGGCAGGGTGAGGTCACCTCTCCCAGCCCCGGACAGACCTCCCCACTCCCGGGGCTGGCTGGAGCTGGTGGCCTACCTAAGGTGGGAGCTGGGATGACTTCCTGTTGGACTTGCTGCTGGGACTGGAACTGAAACTGCTCCTCCGGGGGCCGAGGAGTCACCTCTGCAATGAGAGATGATGGAAGGGTCTGCTCCCATCGCCCGCAGGTCTCTATGGACTCCCCACCCAGCTGCCTGCCCATCCTATCCTGCCCTCAGCCCTTTACCTTGATAATCATAGTAGTCCGGGTTGtctgaaaataaagatgaatgtGGAATTGGTGGGGGTCAGGctagcccccagccccaggtcaCAACTGAGCAAGGGACCATACCCCGAGATTCCATCGCCCTACCACCCCACCTGATCCCTGGCTGAGCCATGCAGATCCAGGGAGCAGGGCTGGCGGGGAGGCCTGGGGGCGGACAAGGCGCTTACCGATCTGGTCGCTATAGTGGGTGTACTGGACGTGGTCTGGGAACGGAGGCAGCGGATCCAGGTCGTACTGGCCCTGAGCCAGCAGGCCTGCTGTGGGGAGGCAAAGCTGAGGGGACGTCCAGCAGGGAAGGGCAGCAGAGGCCCCAAAGCACTTCCGGGGGGGGTAGGTAGAGGTCCCTAGGGCAGGCCTGTAAGACCCTAATATCCTCAACAGACTCTAGACCCATAGGAGGCAAACGCCTTCCTTGACCATAAAGGCCCTTACACTCCCTGGTCCTGTGTCGCCTCACGGGTCAtatcctgcccctctcccccatgCCGGCCGCTGTCTGCCCCAAGGCCTTTGCACTTGACTCTCCCTGGGCCTGTCATCCTGATTTGCTTCTCCTCCTTCAAGTCTCAACTGAAATTTCAGCTCTGCTAAGAGGCCCTCGCTGGCCCACCCACACTCTCCATCTCGTTCTCCTGTTTATTTCCATCATAGCACTCAACATAATCTGACACTTATCACATCTCCCTTCCCTAGACTGGCAGGCAACACCATGAGGGCGGGGGTCTGTCTGCCTGGTTCATCACTGTGTTCCCAGggcctagcccagtgcctggcccaaAGCAGGAGTTCCACAAATATCTGTTAAATTAACGGATGTTAGACCTGGCAGGGCCTTTGGGGTCCCCATTGATAACTCCTCACTTTGACTAACAGggacttctccaaggtcaagatTGTATAGGTTAGTTGGGCCCCAAAGCGGTCTAGAACCCAGGCCTTCAGACTCCCTGCCTTAGGGGCCAGCATTCCTGCACCTCAGCTCCTGGGAGGGTCAGTaagtaagaagaaaaatgtgGATCCTGGTGTCTGGGCCCACTCTCCAGAATCCTGCCAGTCTGCTGCTGTGGAGGGTtgaggaggggcccaggaggTGCCTCTAGTCTTTGGGAGGGGTTGCCAGCTGTCTGTGGCCCAAGAGGTGGACGGCCCTGGGAGCGATGGAGCTGAGTTCTGGCCATAGGACACGACAAAAGCTTACTGCCAGCTCCCTCCCCCTACAAACTCCACTCCCACCCACATAAAGGGAGCCCCACCCACCTAGGTGCCACTTACCAGGCAGGAACAGCAGGAAGAGGTAGGCAGCTCTCATGGTTACACAACGAGGCGGGCTGGACTGGTGTCAAGGGAcagctggaggaagaggagggggcaaGCTGTATCCCGGGCCACTACCCCAGGGCTGCAGAGCCCACTTCTGCTCCCCCGAATTCAGCCTGGAGAAGGAGGGATTCGGAACAGAAGCCAGGCAGGTGGAGGGTCATGGAGTCTGGGCCCAGGGGGAGGGGACTACTTTGGAGGGACATCCTCTGTCCCTGATGGCCCACTGGGTGTTCAGATCCTAAGGGACTCGGCCTCCAACCTGGCTCCAAGAGCTGATCTTGACAAACAGACCCTACCCTGCCCTGCTCACTAAATGGACATTTCTAATCCTCTATCAGCCCTGCCCCTGCTCTCCTTGCCACAACCCATGCCAACCCTCTGGTTCAGCACTTCCCCAGGTGTCTAATGCACTGATCCTGACCCCAGGCCCATCCTCGGGACCCCAACCGTGCCCAGCCAACATCGAAGCCCAGACTCAGCAGGAAACCACATGTGTGCCTGGGCCTCAGTGGCCCCTGGGACAGCCAGGCCTGGGCAGGGCTCCCACCCCTAGAAGATTCCTCTCCTGCCAGGCCTCCAGGCCTCCCAAGACCTGGCTGACTTCATCGCACACTCACGAGACTGAGACTGAGGTCTCCTTGTCTGCTGCAGCAGGAAGCACTTAGGGTGGAGTCTGAAAAGCGCCTCTCCAGATCCTAGAGGGTAGCGCTGAAGGGGACCGTGATGTCCCCCAACCTGACATTGTATGACAAGTGTTATGTGTGTAGCTTTTTGGGGAGAGGGCCGTGGTCCTTAGTTTTCACTGGGCTCTTGAAGTTCAAGAGCTCCTGGTTGAGTCTAGCCTCCAGTCTTTGACCCCACAGTGGACTTGGCAGAATCTACAGGTCCTCTTGTCCAGTCCCAGCTCAGTGCGGGGCAGCCCCAGGGCTGTCGGCCTTCTGCCAGGAGGGCTGGGAGAGAGTCCCCGGGCTCACCCGTCCGGAGGACCCCTGCCCTGCCACAACAAGAGGAGTTCTTCCGGATAGCTGAAAGGAAACCTAACTTTGCCCCATCGTGCCTCGCCCAGGGAGtcgagggagagggggagggaaggagcagaAACATGGGCAtctttccctccttctgcccAGTCCCGACGCTTTCGTGACCCGCTGCCTGTCTCCTACATTCAGCCTCTCGCTCCCTCCTCAACCCTAGCTGCAGTcgatggggtgggtggggatgaGGTGGGGTGGCGGAGGCGAGACCTGTGACTCAAGCTGCCCCACCGGCCGGGGACATCTGGTTCCCACATCCCCATTCTGAGCACCCTTGGCCTCCTCTTGGTGGGGGACTGAAAGGCCTGGAGCTCCCCACAAGGCCTCACTGTCCCCTATTGCCCCCCAGGCTGGTGGCAGGCAGGCTAGCTGGAGCTGTCACCACTCAGGAGAAGGCCCCGAGCTGGGGAGGttggttggggggcggggggttctGTGGGTCCCCAAAGCCCCTCCTAGGCCTCTCAGCCCCCTGAAAGGAGTCTTTCCTCCCCTCGGAGGTTGAGCACCCAGGCCCAGGCTTAttgggggaaggagggctggGCTGTAAAGAAGAGAGTCCCTGTGGCAGAAGCGGGTCCCTCCAGGGGACCACACCTCCAAGCACATCTAGACGACAGACTGTTTGGGTGTCGGGAGGCCAGGACCTGCCTAGGAGGCCTGTTCCTGGACCCTGGCCCCTTCCGCGGCTGGGACGCCCCCTACCCTCTGTGTCTGGCGAGAGGGGCACTAGCGGGGCCTCCTCCGGGCCCCCTGCCCCCACGCTCACTGACTCACTCTGCTGGAGGCTCTGTCTGCTCCAGAGGCCGGGCTGGGGTCCGGCTGGAGGAAACCAGATGTTGCAGCGCCGCACAGCTGGGAACAATCAGCCACGGAAACTTGCTCGGGCGCGCTCCCTCGCGCTCTCTCGGTCTCTgatctctctttgtctctccgcGTCTCTGTCCCCGCCGCTCCCGCCGGACACCCACACCCCAGCCGCCGCATTCCAACCTCCCAGGGAGAACAAAAGCCGCCCCATCCCCGACGCCCCCCAAATCGggctcccctcccttcccaacTCGCGTCTTCCCCTCCAAACGACTCCAAACTTTCCAAGTGCCCTCTTAGCATCTGCTCAGACGGCCCCGGACTCAGGGATCCCGAACGGAAAGCCGCCCCCAGGATCGGGGTCCCGCAGAGACCCGCACCCTCAGTACCTGGGGGCCCTCCGACGTCGCGGCCCACGACCCAGTCCCCCCTTGCGCCCCCGGCCCGGTCAGGCCGCCAGGCCCGCGCCTACCTGGCCGGGTCACTCCGCGGCCCGCTCCGAGTCCGCCCGCCGGAACCGCCCCTTTGCCCGCTCCGAACCCCCCTCCGGGCCCCCGACGGGGCCGGCGCCCGCCCTCCAGCCTGGATCCGCTGGGTCCTAACGcgagcgccgccgccgccgccggggccGCCACGCCGCGACCTCGGGTCTTCAACCCTCTTCTGGGGGCAGCCCCGCGGGGAGGAGGCGCCCACGGAGCCAGCCTCACGTCTGTTCAGCACTTTCCGCTGTGCAAAATGCTTTCTCCTCACGGCCTCATCACAGCTGGAGCGCAAAGTGGTGAGATGGGTGAAGTGGGCGtgctgcccccattttacagaggaggctCGGAAAGATGATTCGCCTACCGCGGCTCAGCGAGAAACAGCCTCGCCCTCCCTTTTGGCTTCTCTCAGCTTCCAGGACAGCCTTCCTGGCCTGgttttccttctgcctctctggTTGTGCCTTCCGGGTCTCCCGAGCCAGCTCCTGGCCGCAGCTGCCTTCCATAACCAGCATTTCTTTGAAACCACAGGCTACAGGCTACCGGGCCTGGCCACACGAATGTCCCCAAGGCACATCCAATTCAACAGGATCCAAGTCCAAATTCACAACATCCCGACCTTCCCCAGACCTGGCCCTTGAAGGTGTTCCCATGCAGGGAATGAGCCCACCGTCCTTCCCTTACCCGGCTGACTGTAACTCCCGTGTGCTCAACCCCTTCAGCCAATCCAGCTCCCACCACTAATTCTGAATCTGTAATACCTCCAATCTAGGCCTTCGCAAACGGGCCCTGCCCTCACCCACTCACCTCAgacagggtggggggcagggaggcttCTACCTAAAGCCTTTCACTGGTTTCCCAAGGTACCCGGGAACAAGGCTAAACTCCCCCGGGGCCCCCAAAGGCCCTACCTTTCATCACAGTCTGGCTCTGCCTCCTCATTCTCTCTGCCTGGTCTCCCAAAAGCCTCAATGGCTTTCTGGCTGATTCTCAGTagacccctcccttcctccacctgcCACCAGGCCTTTGCTCAAAATGTTTCTTCCTTCTGCAACACTGGtgaggttttcctccttcagattATAGATCAAACCCTCCCTTCCTCAGAGGCGGCTTCCCTTTCTCCCTGTTAGAGCTCTTAAGCATCAGCTGTTGCCCTATGTCTGAGACCATGTGAATCCCGCCCCTCTCCCCGACGAGCCTGTCAGCCACGTGGAGACAGGGACAAGGTCTGCTTCTGCTCATCCTCAGTTTTTGCTCACTAGGCACAGTGCCAGGCTCAGAGCAGctgttcagtaaacatttgtggaatgaataaatgacgtACAGTGGATTCTCCTGGGAGGCTGGCCGGGTGTGGGGTTGCAGGTCTCCTGCCCCTGGGGCGGTCCTGCCTGGTCACGGGAATctaggcctggggcaggggcctcAGGCTGGGAGGCGGATCAAGATGCCCCTTGATTCAGGCCCTCACCTTCAGGTCTCCTTAGGCTGCTTGTCCCTTAGACACTGAATCCCGTTAGGCAGGGACTGACCATGTCCCATGCATCGTTTGTTCCCCAGTGCGGGTCTGTCAAGTGAATGGAGGAATGAATAACTGTCAGCCACCACGCCCCCCTCCCCGCTCCAGTGTCTATGGCAGAATAAGCAGGGATTTTTGTCACGTGGAGCACTATGGGCCCCGGGGGCCAGCCCGgcactctctgcccttccttagCCCTTCACTGCTGCCAGATGCAATCCCACTAGTGTAGGAGAGGAAACCGCCTGGCAGAACTGCTGTCCCCTACGCTTGACAaaaaggggaaactgaagccCCAAAGCTGCCACCTCTAGTGTCCTGGCTCCCAGATCCTCTGCTGCTTCTACCCACTCCTCTGGCGCTAAGGACCCAAGCACAGGTGGCAGCTATCCGGGGAGGGAGTAGCAGGTGTGGGGACTCTTCTCCCAGTGTTCTTGGAGATTTGCTCCTTCCCCGCTCGCCTCTCACGCCACGTTATAAGCTACACCCAGGCAGAGGTCATGTTTTTTGTTCACCGCCGTAgcccctgtgcctggcacacgACTGCCCAACAAATGCACGAAGAACCAGCTAGGGGTAGAGGTGGGAATCAAACCCACGCC
Protein-coding regions in this window:
- the MFAP2 gene encoding microfibrillar-associated protein 2 isoform X2 is translated as MRAAYLFLLFLPGLLAQGQYDLDPLPPFPDHVQYTHYSDQIDNPDYYDYQEVTPRPPEEQFQFQSQQQVQQEVIPAPTLEPGTVETEPTEPGPLDCREEQYPCTRLYSIHKPCKQCLNEVCFYSLRRVYVINKEICVRTVCAHEELLRADLCRDKFSKCGVMASSGLCQSVAASCARSCGGC
- the MFAP2 gene encoding microfibrillar-associated protein 2 isoform X1; the protein is MRAAYLFLLFLPAGLLAQGQYDLDPLPPFPDHVQYTHYSDQIDNPDYYDYQEVTPRPPEEQFQFQSQQQVQQEVIPAPTLEPGTVETEPTEPGPLDCREEQYPCTRLYSIHKPCKQCLNEVCFYSLRRVYVINKEICVRTVCAHEELLRADLCRDKFSKCGVMASSGLCQSVAASCARSCGGC